From Cryobacterium sp. GrIS_2_6:
CAGCTGGGTTCCCAGGATCAGGACCAGGAGACCCGCGGCCGTGGCGATCGCGGGAACCGTCTGTTCGGGGATCGCCCAGGTCGACTGGCGAGGTTGCGAGCCGAGGCGGGCCTCCCTGTCGACCGAAGACGCGATCAGGGCGAGGCTCAGGGGCCAGCCGATGTCGAGGGGGCTGCCGATGACGTAGAGGCCGTTCAGATGCTGGGACACGCTGATGATGTCGGCGGCCGTGAAGACAGCGAGACCCAGCACAAGGAGGGTCCAGCCCGGGCCGATGGAGGTGCCGTGGGAGGCTGCAATCCCGACGAAGAAGGCGACCAGGAGGACGTCTCCGAGCGGATATGCAAACGCGACGGTCGTGGCGAACGATCCAGGGGCCGCGAGGGCCGCCTTGAGGATCGGATCGAGAAGCACGGCCAACAGGGCGGCCGCACCGAGAGATCCGACGGCGCTGTCCAGGATGATCGGAGACGCGAGACCGCGGATGTTGCGCCTCGCGAGAACGACGAGTGCCGCGAACATGAGTGGGTAGAAACCGAGGAAGCCGACATCCGCCCAGGACGGATGCGGCAGGGATTCTCCTCCGGTCGTCGCCAGTGCGAAGAACGTGTCCCCAGCCGCCAGGATCGTCACAGCAGCGGACATCAGGTACAGGTCCTTGCGCCGGGATCGGGCACGGCCGATCGCAATCCAGCACACGACGACGGGAATCCACAACGCGAAGAATCCCAGTACGAGCGAACCCACGTCGCCTGCGGTACCGAAGATCGTGGCGACGGCGAAGGCAGCCACGATCAGACCGAGGGTCCAGTTCGGCCATCGGCCTAATCGGCCCGTCCTTCGAGACGCGCTGACGCGCTCCGTGCTGGTATCGGCTGGCATAGATCTCCCTCTCGATAAACCTAGCTGCGTCGGCCGCCTTCGAAATGAACGCCGGCGTGCGGCATCTTCGGGATAGATTGGTCACGGGGGAGCCAATGCGGCAGTGAATTTGCCGCATGGCCGGGTATAAAATGGGTGGATACGTGTACGGAAAACCAAATACCAGGCGGAATTTCGAAGCGGTCGGCGGATTGCTGGGTTTTGTCGGGATGAGTGTCGTTGCCGGTATTCTCGTCGCGGCCTCGGTCACTCCCGCCCTGGGTCTCTCCGGCCTTGCTGCCACAAACGCGATCATTGTTTTCGAGAACCTGCCCGATTACCTGAAGATCGACCAGCTCTCGCAGAAGAGCAATATCTACGCGACCACGAGCACCGGTGCCCCCTATCTCCTGGCCTCGTTCTACGACCAGAACCGCGTCGAGGTCGCCTCGGACGCGATCAACCAATTCGTCAAGGACGCCGCGACCTCCGGTGAAGACCCCCGGTTCTACGACCACGGCGGCATCGACCTGCAGGGCACAGTGACCGGGATCGTCACGACTGTCGCCACCGGTGATGTACGCGGTGGGTCGTCGATCACCCAGCAGTACGTCAAGAACGTCCTGGTGCAGAAGTGCGAAGTGCTCACGGATGCGCAGAAGAAGTCAGACTGTTATGACGCCGCGATCGCCAAGTCTCCCGACCGCAAGCTCAAGGAGATGCGCCTCGCGATCGGCGTGGAGAAGAAGTACGCGAAGGACGACATCCTCCGCCAGTACCTGAACATCACCGGCTTCGGCGGCACCGTCTACGGCATCGAGTCCGCCGCGGAGTACTACTACGGCGCGACCGCCGCGACGCTGACCCTGCCGCAGGCGGCGAGCCTCGTCGCGATCGTGAACAACCCGGTCAAGTTCCAGCTCGACCAGCCCGACAGCGCGACCAACGGCGCCGCGAACGGGTACGCCGCGAACAAGGACCGCCGCGACTACATCCTCGGCCAGATGCTCAAGTACGGCAAGATCAACCAGGCCGACCACGATGCCGCGGTCGCCTCGGCCATCGAGCCCAGCATCCACGTGCCATCGACCGGCTGCCAGACCGCCGGCGGCAGTGCCTTCTTCTGCGACCTTGTCGTGAACACCCTGCAGAACGACCCGACCTTCGGTGGCGACGACACCATACGGATGGCCAACTTCCGTCGCGGCGGGTTCAACGTGTACACGACCCTCGACCTGGACATGCAGCAGGCCGCCGAGGCCACGATGAAGGCCAACGTTCCCGACACCTACCCCGGCTGGGACGTCGGTGGCGTGATCGTCAGCGTCGGTGTCGGCACCGGAAAGGTGCTCGCCATGGCGCAGAACAAGGACTACAGCCAGGACCCGGCCGTCCAGGCCACCGGAGCGAACTACACCGGCATCAACTACAACACCAACGTCGACCAGGGCGGTTCGCACGGGTTCCAACCCGGCTCGATGTACAAGGTGTTCACCCTCGCCGAGTGGTTGACCGAGGGCCATTCCCTCAATGAGCGGGTCGACTCCCGTATCAAGTCGAACTGGGGCACTTTCCGGGACAGCTGCGCCACCGGCGGAACCGTGAGCTTCCCCGGCTACAACCCGAAGAACGACTCGTCGTCCGAGTCCGGCGCCAACTACA
This genomic window contains:
- a CDS encoding transglycosylase domain-containing protein, which translates into the protein MSVVAGILVAASVTPALGLSGLAATNAIIVFENLPDYLKIDQLSQKSNIYATTSTGAPYLLASFYDQNRVEVASDAINQFVKDAATSGEDPRFYDHGGIDLQGTVTGIVTTVATGDVRGGSSITQQYVKNVLVQKCEVLTDAQKKSDCYDAAIAKSPDRKLKEMRLAIGVEKKYAKDDILRQYLNITGFGGTVYGIESAAEYYYGATAATLTLPQAASLVAIVNNPVKFQLDQPDSATNGAANGYAANKDRRDYILGQMLKYGKINQADHDAAVASAIEPSIHVPSTGCQTAGGSAFFCDLVVNTLQNDPTFGGDDTIRMANFRRGGFNVYTTLDLDMQQAAEATMKANVPDTYPGWDVGGVIVSVGVGTGKVLAMAQNKDYSQDPAVQATGANYTGINYNTNVDQGGSHGFQPGSMYKVFTLAEWLTEGHSLNERVDSRIKSNWGTFRDSCATGGTVSFPGYNPKNDSSSESGANYSALQSTIGSINTGFIGMAKKLDLCGIRKTAEAFDVTRADGGPLEQGASAVLGTNEVAPLSMAVAFAGIANQGTTCSPIVIDHITGSDGTALPVPQSACHQSVDPTVAAGMTYAMQQVMASGTGSASFKATSPKSPMIGKTGTTDGNKDTWMSGATTKVATVAGVMSVTGDRDQRTTSFNGQQAATARHRMWPDVMSVANAKFPGVAFPAASGAAINAAQVPIPDLRGKSLSQARSTLESAGFLYVNGGTIDSELPAGVVANTEPGGGTSAARGAAVTVRTSNAALVVVPDVSGKREAEARAALSNFTVVKNETDVKDPALVGTVVKTSPPPGSGARPGDAVRILVGRLAAAGG